The window CAAGCTTTACAGGAGAATTTTCATCAATCCAAATGACCTCGTAGCCATCCTCATTTGCTTCAATCGCAATTCCTAAATTTTCTGAAAATAATGCATCACTTGATAATGAACTTGGTGCGATATATGATTGATCACTGCTAATATTGACATATTGAGTTTGTGACTCATAATTATTTAATAAAAAGTCCCATGAAATTTTTGACCATCCGTTTGAAAAAATAAAGACAATAATCATAATTAAAATTCCAACGGAAAAAGCGGCTGATAGCCAAATAAGACCTGTTAATAAGTTATCTTTTAATTTTCGAGACATTAACGATCACCTGCCTTTTTTTGAATACGTGATAAGACTAAATTAATGATCATAATAAAGATGAATAGAACAACAGCTGTTGAAAATAACATTTGTTCATGAAGTTCAGCTGCATATCCTTGTTCTAAAGCAATATTTGTTGTTAATAAACGGACGTGATCAAAAATCGTTTTCGGAAGTCCTGACTCTGGATTCCCCGCTACTAAAATAACTGCCATTGTTTCTCCAATCGCACGTCCAATCCCTAAAATCACTCCAGTTAAAATCCCTGATTTCGCTGCTGGTAAAACAACTTTAAAGATCGTTTGCATTTTTGATGCTCCTAAAGCTAATGACCCCTCTTTATAGCTTTTGGGAACAGCACGAATAGCTGTTTCAACAACCGCTACAATCGTCGGTAAAATCATAATGGTTAAGACGATGATGACGGCTAACAATGAATCTCCCGACGGATAAGGTGAAATTTGCTTAACTAACGGTGTAATAACAGCAAAACCAAAAACTCCGTATAAAACGGATGGAATCGCTGCTAATAATTCAATAGCTGGACGAACAAGATTGGCTAATGGTTTAGGGGCCACTTCTGCAATAAATACAGAAGTTAAAATCGCAATTGGAACTCCAATTAAAATAGCTCCAAGTGTCGCTAAAATCGAGCTAATAATCATATACCCAATTCCGTACTCTCCGCTTTGAGGGGTCCACTTTAATCCGGTCAGAAAATCTAATAAAGGATACGTTCCGAATTGATTACTTGGAATAAAGGGTGATAATCCTTTTCCAAAAATAAAAATAATAATTAATGAGACACTAAGAACAGCAAAAAGTGCCGCCATTAGAAATAACCCATGAAAAAATTTCTCTAAAAACACGCGTTTACGATTGAGCGTCATGTCTTTTTTCATACCAAACACCTCGTTTTATTTCAAATTGATCAATACTATTTCGTTATATCGTCATTGTAGCACCTCAACTTGAAAAACACTGGTTTATTAACAGAAAATTAACGGTTGTTAACAATTTCTTAACATTTCTTTTTTAGCATCCAAAAACTAATGTCATCTCTGTTCTTTACATAAAAAAATCACCAACATAGTTGATGATTTTTTTATCTTTATTGATCTAATTCTGACCACTCATTAATATTTCCAGTATAAATATTTTTAATTTGATCTTTAGTAATATCTGAAACCTCATTTGATGGATTGACTACGACTGCAATTCCATCTTTACATAATGTTGTTACTTCTAGTCCTGACTCTAATTCAGACTCTTTAATTTCACGAGAAGCAAATCCTAGTGTATAAGTTCCATCAATGGCATTTTTTACTCCTGTTCCTGAACCCGTTGCATCATATGTATAAGTAACATTCGGGAATAAAGCTGTAAATTCTTTTGCTAATTCTTTAACAGCCTCTTCTGTTGAAGTTGAACCTCCCATAATAATATTTCCAGATAAGTTTTCATATTTTGTCACATCAAAAACTTCAGCATTTTCTGTATCAACGATCGTTCCTTTTGATTCTAAGATTTCTAATCCATCTAATGATGAAGTAAACTCAATAAATGCTCGTTCAACATCTGTTATATTTTCTTCCATATACACCATTTCAAATGGACGTGAGACAGCGTATGTTCCATCTAAAACATTTTGAGCCGTTGGTTCTACCCCTTCAACCGTTAATCCTTTAATTTTATCATGATTTTCTTCTAAGGTTACAAACGAAACGTATCCAATTGAAGCATCATTTCCCGCTACGTAAGTGGCTACCACGCCATTTCCATCTTTGATCGTCGCATTAGCTGTTAATGGTTCTTGGTCTTCTCCATTAAATCCGATGATTTCTTCAAATGCTGAACGTGTTCCGGAACTCGCCTCGCGACTAACGACGTCAATCGCCCCTTGAACGACCTCCGTTTGATTGGTTTGCTCTGAATTTTGATTGCTTGATCCACAAGCTGTCATTGAAAATGTCACTGCTGCTACTGCAGCTAAACTTAATAATTTTTTCATAATCTTCATTCCTCCATGACTTCCTCTGTCTTCTTGATAAACTAATTTTAATATAAATGAATGATTTGAATATTAATTTTCTGTTAAGAAACAGTTAAATTATGATTAATATTAGCTTGCAATTCATCAACCATTTTATACAAAAAAGAAGTAAGCTTAGCTTACTTCTTTTGTTTTTCGGGTAATGTGACAATAAATCGACTTCCCTGATTAAGTTCACTTTTAACCTTTATACTTCCTCCATGCGCCTCAATTATTGATAACACGATAGATAATCCAAGTCCTGTTCCACCCGTGTGTCGTGATCTTGCTTTATCCACTCGATAAAAGCGCTCGAAAATATGCGGAATATCTGCTTTAGGAATCCCAATCCCTTGATCGATGACTTCAACCTCAATTATTGAACTACGCTGCCTCAGTTTGATTGTAATAGTCGTTTTCTCACCTGAATAATGAATGGCATTAGTCATTAAATTAAGAAAGCAGTGTTGCAATCTAATATAATCCCCCTGGACATAACACGTTCCTGATGCTTCAAGCGTTATTTTTTGATTTTTTAAATTTGCAATATTTAATGTTTGAACAATACAATCTGTTAATAATTCATTTAAGCAAATCTGATCCGTGTTGTGTTTGATTTGATCATACTCATAACGATTAATTAGAAGCAAATCTTTAACAAGTTGCTCCATCCGATTGTTCTCTTCTTTAATGATATTTAAAAACTCATCGCATGCCTGTGAGTCATTTTTGGCACCGTTAATTAAAATCTCCGTACAACCTTTAATTGCGCTAATTGGTGTTTTAAGCTCATGTGAAACATTTCCAAAAAACTCTTTTTGTAAGATCTGATATTTTTTAAATTCCGTTATATCATGAAACAATACAACAGCCCCATTAAAATCTTCATTCTCATTAAAAATAGGATGAGC of the Turicibacter sp. TJ11 genome contains:
- the pstC gene encoding phosphate ABC transporter permease subunit PstC, which produces MKKDMTLNRKRVFLEKFFHGLFLMAALFAVLSVSLIIIFIFGKGLSPFIPSNQFGTYPLLDFLTGLKWTPQSGEYGIGYMIISSILATLGAILIGVPIAILTSVFIAEVAPKPLANLVRPAIELLAAIPSVLYGVFGFAVITPLVKQISPYPSGDSLLAVIIVLTIMILPTIVAVVETAIRAVPKSYKEGSLALGASKMQTIFKVVLPAAKSGILTGVILGIGRAIGETMAVILVAGNPESGLPKTIFDHVRLLTTNIALEQGYAAELHEQMLFSTAVVLFIFIMIINLVLSRIQKKAGDR
- a CDS encoding substrate-binding domain-containing protein, giving the protein MKKLLSLAAVAAVTFSMTACGSSNQNSEQTNQTEVVQGAIDVVSREASSGTRSAFEEIIGFNGEDQEPLTANATIKDGNGVVATYVAGNDASIGYVSFVTLEENHDKIKGLTVEGVEPTAQNVLDGTYAVSRPFEMVYMEENITDVERAFIEFTSSLDGLEILESKGTIVDTENAEVFDVTKYENLSGNIIMGGSTSTEEAVKELAKEFTALFPNVTYTYDATGSGTGVKNAIDGTYTLGFASREIKESELESGLEVTTLCKDGIAVVVNPSNEVSDITKDQIKNIYTGNINEWSELDQ
- a CDS encoding cell wall metabolism sensor histidine kinase WalK; the encoded protein is MIDSRHELISFYIVFTLLLVANLYSQQDSEVTLLFLFILLILMTMQYKRSLTYLNQLKRYDEVAASIQEHKDWSHIAPLVIEQQEILGIQYNKLMRFIQKQEFRNRRNMQIISIITNSIQDPMVILNINGELEYANNRFKEWVNMSALKKITFQDVKNEPLRKILEDALICESTRKKQLEINQKYYNSTAHPIFNENEDFNGAVVLFHDITEFKKYQILQKEFFGNVSHELKTPISAIKGCTEILINGAKNDSQACDEFLNIIKEENNRMEQLVKDLLLINRYEYDQIKHNTDQICLNELLTDCIVQTLNIANLKNQKITLEASGTCYVQGDYIRLQHCFLNLMTNAIHYSGEKTTITIKLRQRSSIIEVEVIDQGIGIPKADIPHIFERFYRVDKARSRHTGGTGLGLSIVLSIIEAHGGSIKVKSELNQGSRFIVTLPEKQKK